The Sinorhizobium alkalisoli genomic interval GAGCTTGCGCTTGTAGCGTCGAAGCCGTTTTTCGATGCGCTCCGAAGCTACATCGAAAGCCGCCTGTGGCTCGTTCGCCTGGCCGTTCGCCTGCAATATCACGCCTGTATCGAGATGAAGCTTGCAGTCGGCGCTGAAGCGCGACCCGGATTTTTCCACAGTGACCTGGCTCGAATATCCTCCGTCGAAATATTTGCTGACGGCCTGGCGTATCTGCTCGCCGATACGCGAGCGAAACGAATCGCCGATTTCCATATGTTTACCGGACACACGCACACTCATGGAGTTTCCTCTCTCGTTCGTGACTTGCGCATCCAGTCTATTCCAAGCGCCGTCGTCATCCAAGCATTTCAGCAAACATGCCGACCTCCCGGAGTCCAGTCGATGTTCTCCGGAAATTGCGGCGGCCTCATATCCGCTGCGCCGCAGGGAGTCAATCGCGGGCCGCGAGATTAAACGATGACGGTGCGCTGGCGGTTCCACGTCCCGGTTGCAAATGATCAGCCATTTTTTGTACGATCCGGCGCCAAATGGGAAGTTGATGCGCCCGGTCAGAGACCGGCGGCTTTGGCAAGCGCACGTTTCTCGCGCCGCCTCTGCACCGAGGAGGGGATATTCATCGCCTCGCGATACTTGGCGACCGTCCGGCGGGCGATGTCGACGCCGGCCCCTTTGAGCATATCGACGATATCGTCGTCCGAAAGCACGGTGTGGGCGCTTTCCTCATTGATCATCGTGCGGATGCGATGGCGAACCGACTCCGCCGAGTGGGCATCGCCATTCTCCGCCGAACCGATGGAGACGGTGAAGAAATATTTGAATTCGAACAGGCCGCGCGGGGTCAGCATGTATTTGTTCGATGTGACGCGGCTCACCGTCGATTCATGCATCTTGATCGCGTCGGCAACGATCCTGAGGTTCAGCGGCCGCAGGTGATCGACGCCGTGCAGCAGAAAAGCGTCCTGCTGGCGGACGATTTCGCTCGCCACCTTCACGATCGTTCGGGCTCGCTGGTCGAGGCTGCGCGTCAGCCAATTGGCGTTCTGCAGGCATTCGCTGAGAAAGGCCTGTTCAGCGCTGTTTTTCACGCTCCCGCGTGAGATCTCGGCAAAGTAGTCGTGATTGACGAGAACGCGCGGCAATGCGTCGGGATTGAGTTCGACCAGCCACCCGTTGGTGGAGGTGCGCACGACGACATCGGGGATGATCGCTTCGGTAATGCTGGTCTCAAAGCTCGTGCCCGGCTTCGGGTCGAGCTTGCGGATTTCGCCGAGCATGTCGATGAGGTCCTCCTCATCGACTCCGCAGATCTTCTTGAGACTTGCGAAATCGCGG includes:
- the hpf gene encoding ribosome hibernation-promoting factor, HPF/YfiA family, with translation MSVRVSGKHMEIGDSFRSRIGEQIRQAVSKYFDGGYSSQVTVEKSGSRFSADCKLHLDTGVILQANGQANEPQAAFDVASERIEKRLRRYKRKLKDHHNGNGQAEVAYRVMDSVPYEDEEVPEDYAPTIVAESTKQLRTMTVANAVMALDMTDEPVLMFRSPGKEELNIVYRRNDGNIGWIDAANIKA
- the rpoN gene encoding RNA polymerase factor sigma-54, yielding MALSASLHLRQSQSLVMTPQLMQSIQLLQMTHVELTQFIAQEIEKNPLLELQGGEEAVADQDRGGSEEAAPPAAETSDGAAESTDQADLYDSATSRSGERLSAELDSDFANVFPDDTMPQRADAPELLGQWKSMPGAGDGDNGEGYDLDDFVAVRATLRETLLEQLPFALSAPGDRLIAQYLIDQLDAAGYLHGDLAEAAAALGATTQDATRVLLALQRLDPPGVFARSLSECLAIQLRARNRLDPAMEALLANLELLARRDFASLKKICGVDEEDLIDMLGEIRKLDPKPGTSFETSITEAIIPDVVVRTSTNGWLVELNPDALPRVLVNHDYFAEISRGSVKNSAEQAFLSECLQNANWLTRSLDQRARTIVKVASEIVRQQDAFLLHGVDHLRPLNLRIVADAIKMHESTVSRVTSNKYMLTPRGLFEFKYFFTVSIGSAENGDAHSAESVRHRIRTMINEESAHTVLSDDDIVDMLKGAGVDIARRTVAKYREAMNIPSSVQRRREKRALAKAAGL